The genomic segment TGGCGCGGAGCCAGGGAGAACCGCACTGCGTGAGTGCGGCATTGCCGTTTCGGACGGCCGCGAATGGTGCCCTGCCGAGGTCTTCGCATGGTTTCGCGAGCGCGGCCTGTTGGCCGGACCCTTCCTGCGTATCGCGTGGCAAGGGCGGGACCCATTCGAGATCACCCGCGGACAGCCGCGCGACGCCTCCGCGCCCGCTGCCCCTTCTGCGTAGTGGCGAACTGAGAACCGCTCCGTCGCTGGCAGGGGGGTTCCGCTATGATCGCCCGCACATCGCCGCGCGCGATGCGCCCGCCTCAAGCCAGCAGGAACCTTCGTGAACTCCCAGCCCGCACCGATCACCGCCCTCAACCACACGCTCGACAACGAGCCGCAGCAGATCACCGCGCCGCTGACCCACTCGGCCGCGTTCCTGGTGTTGAAGGTGAAGGATGACGCGGCCTCGATCGCGAAGGCACGCGAGGTGCTGGCCAGTACCGACGACCTGATCAAGAACACCGCCATCCGCGAGATCGAGCGCACCTTCACCTGCAACGTGGCCATCGGCCATCGCGTATGGCAGCCGCTGGTGGGCAGCACGCCGCCGCGCGAACTGAAGCCGTTCCGCGAGATCAAGGGGGCGACCCACACTGCGGTTTCCACGCCGGGCGACCTGCTGTACCACATCCGTGCACGCACGATGGACCTGATCGTGGCGTTCGAGCGCAACCTGCTGATGGCCTTCGGCGATGCGGTGGAAACCGTTGATGACGTCGCCGGTTTCCGCTATTTCGATGGCCGTGACCTGCTCGACTTCGTCGATGGCACCGCCAACCCGGAAGGGCTGTCGTTGCCTGAGGCAACCATCGTCGGTGACGAAGATCCGGACCACGCCGGTGGCAGTTACGTGGTGGTGCAGAAGTACCTGCACAACCTCGGTGCGTGGCGCGCGCAGAAGACCGAAGCCCAGGAGGCGATCATCGGCCGCACCAAGCACGACAACATCGAGCTGGACGACGCGCCCGCCGATGCGCAGAAGTCGCACAAGACGCTGTGCACGATCGAGGACGCCGACGGCGAGCACGAGATCCTGCGCGACAACATGCCGTTTGCCACGCCGGGCCGTGGCGAGTACGGCACCTACTTCATCGGCTACACGCGCCGCCTGTGGGTGATCGAGACGATGCTGGAACGCATGTTCATCGGCAATCCCGCGCCGCTGCACGACCGCATCCTGGACTTCTCCACCGCCGTCACCGGCGTGACCTTCTTCGCGCCCGCGCGCAAGATGCTGGCCGATCTGGGCGACTGATCGCCGGTTACGCGGCCGTAGAGTCGAGCTTGCTCGACTGCGCCATAACCAGGCCAAGGCAGTCGAGCAAGCTCGACTCTACCCTCCGCCATCCGCCTGTCATCTACGACGCCGACCATGGCGCGCTGGATGGGAGCGCAGGAGGCAGGCGATGGCCAGGACAGGGAACAAGGGCGGCATGCGGCGCTGGTGGCGTCCGCTGGCCGCGGTGTTCGGCGCGTTGGCACTGGGGAGTGCCAGTGTGTCCGCGCAGGACGCTCCTGCGCACTGGATGGCCTATGCCGCCGCCGTGGGCGGCCAGCTGCAGCAGCGCCTGCAGCTGGAGCAGGACCCGCAGGCCCAGCGTGTGCTGGAATGGCTGCAGGCGCATCCGGACACGCCGACACCGTTGCCGGTCAGCGTGTGGATCGCCGCCGATGGCCGCATCTCGAAACTGGAATTCGACAGCCTGGGCGACCGGCAGGTGGACGCGGATCTGCGCGCGGCGCTGCTGGCCGCACCCCTGCAGGCGCCACCGCCGGACATGCGCCAGCCGCTGCGGCTGGGCCTGGCGCTGGAACCGAAGTAGCGCCACGCCCTGCGTGGATGCGCCTACGGGTGACCCCTCAGCCACGCATGGCGTGGCTCTACTGTGGATGGCCAGCGCACAGCCTGGCCCTCCTCATCAACGTACGGGTGCACCCTGTGGCTCGCGCGCGGCCGCGCTCCACGCGCGCAGGCCGAACACGGCCAGGCCGAGGAAGAAGACGTACAGCGCCGCGGTCACGTGCAGCGACTTGAACAGGTAGGCGCCCACATAGACCACGTCCACTGCGATCCACACCCACCAGCACGCCACGTGGCGGCGCGCCTGCCACCACTGGCCGACCAGGCTCAGCGCGGTCAGCATCGCGTCCAGCCACGGCAGTGCGGCATCGGTGAAGGTGTGCATGGCCGCGCCCAGCGCCACGCCGCCGCACAGCCCGATGGCCAGGTCGCGCAGCAGCTTGCCGCGCGCCAGCGGCACGATGCGGACGCTGCCCTCGTCGGCCGCGTGCTGGCGCCAGTTGAGCCAGCCGTAGACCAGGAAGCCGCCGAAGGCGACCTGCAGCAGGGTGTCCGAGTACAGCTTGGCCTCGGCGAACACCAGCCCGTACAACGTCACCGACAGCAGACCCACCGGCCATGCCGACAGCCGGCGCCGGGCCATCAGCCAGACGCCGAGGATGCTGCACAGCGCGGCGGTCCACTCGAGCACGGCGCCGCTCACAGCGCGAACGTCACCGACAGGCGGGCCTGTCGCGGTGCGCCGGGGAACAGGTAGTAGTCACCACCGCTGCTGCCGGTATCGCGCCAGTAGAAGCGGTTGAACACGTTGTCCACCGACAGGTTCCAGGTCACCGCACGCTCGTGCAGGCGGTGCTGGAAACGCAGGCCGGCATCGAACACCGAGTAGTCCGGTGCACGCACGCCGCCATCGGCACGGGCGACGTTGGCACCGGCATAACGCCAGCCCCCGGTCACCTCCAGGCCCTGCACGAAGGGCAACGCGTAGGCCAGGTGCACGCTGGCGCGCACCTTCGGCACGTTCACCAGCTGATGGCCTTCATAGGCCGGCGTGCCGGTGTCGCGCGCGCGCGCCTGCAGCACGCTGGCGCTGGCCACGATCTGCAGTGCATCGGTCAGCTGGCCGTTGGCGGTCAGCTCCAGGCCGGTGTGGGTCTGTGTGCCCTGTTGGACGAAGGTATAGCCAGCGTCGCTGTTGTCGGGCTGGGCGTACTGGTACGGCTGCGAAATGCGGAACACCGCTGCGCCCAGGGTCAACGCCTCGACCGGCACGTACTTCACGCCCACTTCCAGCTGCCGCGACTGCACCGAGGGCAGGAAGGTATCGGCGTTGCTGGTCCAGAACGGCGCTTCCTGGCCAAGCGAAATGCCGCGCACGTAGCTGGCGTAGGCATTGAGCTGGTCGGTCGCCTTCCACACCAGCGCGGTCTGCGGCAGGAAGCGCGACAGGCGGCTGTGGCGCTGTGGGGTGCCGCGCTTGTCGTACGCGCGTTCATCCAGCCGCACGAAGCGGCCACCGGCCAGCCACTGCCAGTCGTCACCGAAGCTCATCCGGTCCAGCGCGAAGAATGCGGTCTGGCGGCTGTCCAGGCGCCGTGCGGACGGGCCGGGCATCTTCGGCGACGGCTCGAACACCGGCACCTGCGCGTCGTGGATGTTGCTGGTGCCGACGTACTCGTTGACGCTGGGGCGCTTGTCCACGGTGCGGCGGAAATAGTCGGCACCGACGGTCAGCTGGTGGCCGACCGTGCCGGTCTCGAAGCGGCCGCGCAGCTCGGCACGCGCCTGCTGGTTGCGCCGGGTGTCGTCGGGGCTGCGGTAGTCGTAGACGTCGTAGTCGCCATTGGGG from the Stenotrophomonas maltophilia genome contains:
- a CDS encoding Dyp-type peroxidase gives rise to the protein MNSQPAPITALNHTLDNEPQQITAPLTHSAAFLVLKVKDDAASIAKAREVLASTDDLIKNTAIREIERTFTCNVAIGHRVWQPLVGSTPPRELKPFREIKGATHTAVSTPGDLLYHIRARTMDLIVAFERNLLMAFGDAVETVDDVAGFRYFDGRDLLDFVDGTANPEGLSLPEATIVGDEDPDHAGGSYVVVQKYLHNLGAWRAQKTEAQEAIIGRTKHDNIELDDAPADAQKSHKTLCTIEDADGEHEILRDNMPFATPGRGEYGTYFIGYTRRLWVIETMLERMFIGNPAPLHDRILDFSTAVTGVTFFAPARKMLADLGD
- the pnuC gene encoding nicotinamide riboside transporter PnuC produces the protein MLEWTAALCSILGVWLMARRRLSAWPVGLLSVTLYGLVFAEAKLYSDTLLQVAFGGFLVYGWLNWRQHAADEGSVRIVPLARGKLLRDLAIGLCGGVALGAAMHTFTDAALPWLDAMLTALSLVGQWWQARRHVACWWVWIAVDVVYVGAYLFKSLHVTAALYVFFLGLAVFGLRAWSAAAREPQGAPVR
- a CDS encoding TonB-dependent receptor, whose protein sequence is MNRCLRPTLLSLALCAALPLHASEADAAPDVAATGAERSPTELAAVRVQAGKPKADTSRVNAFGGGSWKDTPASVNVLERDYLDRRQVRSLSELASNDASLGDAYAPVGYYQNIAIRGFALDAATGYRFNGLSIAGEQRLALENVQAVEILKGEAGLAAGVMAPGGIINYIGKRPAEVRTATLGTDSEGSRYVAVDVGHWITPRFGLRLNAAWDSSNSYVEHADGRRNFYSLAADWLIGERGKLEVDANYQTSSQRSVSGYQLLGARDLPRGVDREHLLGYQPWQRPVDIASTNITALHTYDFNDAWQSRVSVGHSRSVIDDNVAFAYGCYYAAQCADGSVPGNYFAPNGDYDVYDYRSPDDTRRNQQARAELRGRFETGTVGHQLTVGADYFRRTVDKRPSVNEYVGTSNIHDAQVPVFEPSPKMPGPSARRLDSRQTAFFALDRMSFGDDWQWLAGGRFVRLDERAYDKRGTPQRHSRLSRFLPQTALVWKATDQLNAYASYVRGISLGQEAPFWTSNADTFLPSVQSRQLEVGVKYVPVEALTLGAAVFRISQPYQYAQPDNSDAGYTFVQQGTQTHTGLELTANGQLTDALQIVASASVLQARARDTGTPAYEGHQLVNVPKVRASVHLAYALPFVQGLEVTGGWRYAGANVARADGGVRAPDYSVFDAGLRFQHRLHERAVTWNLSVDNVFNRFYWRDTGSSGGDYYLFPGAPRQARLSVTFAL